Proteins encoded within one genomic window of Chroicocephalus ridibundus chromosome 7, bChrRid1.1, whole genome shotgun sequence:
- the PRKAG3 gene encoding 5'-AMP-activated protein kinase subunit gamma-3 isoform X10, producing the protein MEQLPGPTAPQVALLDAAARREEEGFPEALCPREDGEEEEEEEEEEEEEDRRRNQRAVTFTLGNEMLGLGPGPESEFQTPDAEVYMHFLRSHCCYDAVPTSCKLVVFDISLEQIKKAFVALVANGVRAAPLWDSKKQSFVGMLTITDFINILHRYYRSPLVQIYEVEEHKIETWREVYLQGSFKPLVYISPSNSLFDAVYSLIKHKIHRLPVIEPISGNVLHILTHKRILKFLHIFGSTIPKPRFLKKTVQELCVGTFRDVAVVPETAPIYAALEIFVDRRVSALPVINDAGQVVGLYSRFDVIHLAAQKTYNNLDISVREALRQRTICLEGVLTCYPHETMETIIDRIAKEQVSMLLTLSPRRSIFLHLHPPFLSTSGIDRFSL; encoded by the exons ATGGAGCAACTCCCCGGCCCCACCGCGCCCCAG GTGGCGTTGCTGGATGCTGCTGCCCGCCGCGAGGAGGAAG GGTTCCCAGAGGCCCTGTGCcccagggaggatggggaggaggaggaggaggaggaagaggaggaggaggaagaggacaggcGGAGGAACCAGAGAGCCGTCACCTTCACGCTGGGCAATGAGATGCTGGGGCTGGGCCCGGGCCCGGAGAGTGAGTTTCAGACCCCCGACGCCGAGGTCTACATGCACTTCCTGAGGAGCCACTGCTGCTATGACGCCGTCCCCACCAGCTGCAAGCTCGTTGTCTTCGACATCTCCCTGGAG CAGATCAAGAAAGCCTTCGTGGCACTGGTGGCTAACGGGGTGCGTGCCGCCCCGCTCTGGGACAGCAAGAAACAGAGCTTTGTGG GGATGCTCACCATCACCGACTTCATCAACATCCTCCACCGCTACTACCGCTCACCCCTG GTTCAGATCTATGAGGTGGAGGAGCACAAGATTGAGACCTGGAGAG AGGTGTACCTGCAGGGCTCCTTCAAGCCACTGGTCTACATCTCCCCGAGCAATAG CCTCTTCGACGCTGTCTACTCCCTGATCAAGCACAAGATCCACCGTCTGCCCGTCATTGAGCCCATCTCGGGCAATGTCCTGCACATCCTGACACACAAGCGCATCCTCAAGTTCCTTCACATCTTC GGCTCCACCATCCCCAAGCCACGCTTCCTGAAGAAAACAGTGCAGGAGCTGTGCGTCGGCACCTTCCGTGATGTGGCTGTCGTGCCCGAGACCGCCCCCATCTACGCTGCCCTGGAGATCTTCGTGGACCGCCGCGTCTCTGCCCTGCCCGTCATCAACGATGCTG GGCAAGTGGTCGGTCTCTACTCCCGGTTCGACGTCATT CACCTGGCAGCCCAGAAGACCTACAACAACCTGGACATCAGTGTGCGGGAGGCACTGCGGCAGCGCACCATCTGCCTGGAGGGGGTTCTTACCTGCTACCCCCATGAAACCATGGAGACCATCATTGACCGCATCGCCAAGGAGCAG GTATCGATGCTCTTAACTCTTAGCCCACGACGCTCCATCTTTCTCCACTTGCACCCTCCATTTCTCTCCACTTCAG GCATTGACCGATTCTCACTCTGA
- the PRKAG3 gene encoding 5'-AMP-activated protein kinase subunit gamma-3 isoform X4 produces the protein MEQLPGPTAPQVALLDAAARREEEGFPEALCPREDGEEEEEEEEEEEEEDRRRNQRAVTFTLGNEMLGLGPGPESEFQTPDAEVYMHFLRSHCCYDAVPTSCKLVVFDISLEIKKAFVALVANGVRAAPLWDSKKQSFVGECRRRRLAPSPAWQRGVRAALPAPHISAGMLTITDFINILHRYYRSPLVQIYEVEEHKIETWREVYLQGSFKPLVYISPSNSLFDAVYSLIKHKIHRLPVIEPISGNVLHILTHKRILKFLHIFGSTIPKPRFLKKTVQELCVGTFRDVAVVPETAPIYAALEIFVDRRVSALPVINDAGQVVGLYSRFDVIHLAAQKTYNNLDISVREALRQRTICLEGVLTCYPHETMETIIDRIAKEQVHRLVLVDENRYPRGIISLSDILQALVLTPAGLAIQGWRHDPAVSVAARAGIDRFSL, from the exons ATGGAGCAACTCCCCGGCCCCACCGCGCCCCAG GTGGCGTTGCTGGATGCTGCTGCCCGCCGCGAGGAGGAAG GGTTCCCAGAGGCCCTGTGCcccagggaggatggggaggaggaggaggaggaggaagaggaggaggaggaagaggacaggcGGAGGAACCAGAGAGCCGTCACCTTCACGCTGGGCAATGAGATGCTGGGGCTGGGCCCGGGCCCGGAGAGTGAGTTTCAGACCCCCGACGCCGAGGTCTACATGCACTTCCTGAGGAGCCACTGCTGCTATGACGCCGTCCCCACCAGCTGCAAGCTCGTTGTCTTCGACATCTCCCTGGAG ATCAAGAAAGCCTTCGTGGCACTGGTGGCTAACGGGGTGCGTGCCGCCCCGCTCTGGGACAGCAAGAAACAGAGCTTTGTGGGTGAGTGCCGGCGGCGCCGcctggccccttcccctgcctggcaGCGAGGGGTGCGAGCAGCACTGCCAGCCCCACATATCTCCGCAGGGATGCTCACCATCACCGACTTCATCAACATCCTCCACCGCTACTACCGCTCACCCCTG GTTCAGATCTATGAGGTGGAGGAGCACAAGATTGAGACCTGGAGAG AGGTGTACCTGCAGGGCTCCTTCAAGCCACTGGTCTACATCTCCCCGAGCAATAG CCTCTTCGACGCTGTCTACTCCCTGATCAAGCACAAGATCCACCGTCTGCCCGTCATTGAGCCCATCTCGGGCAATGTCCTGCACATCCTGACACACAAGCGCATCCTCAAGTTCCTTCACATCTTC GGCTCCACCATCCCCAAGCCACGCTTCCTGAAGAAAACAGTGCAGGAGCTGTGCGTCGGCACCTTCCGTGATGTGGCTGTCGTGCCCGAGACCGCCCCCATCTACGCTGCCCTGGAGATCTTCGTGGACCGCCGCGTCTCTGCCCTGCCCGTCATCAACGATGCTG GGCAAGTGGTCGGTCTCTACTCCCGGTTCGACGTCATT CACCTGGCAGCCCAGAAGACCTACAACAACCTGGACATCAGTGTGCGGGAGGCACTGCGGCAGCGCACCATCTGCCTGGAGGGGGTTCTTACCTGCTACCCCCATGAAACCATGGAGACCATCATTGACCGCATCGCCAAGGAGCAG GTCCATCGCCTGGTTCTGGTGGATGAGAACCGGTACCCGCGGGGCATCATCTCCCTCTCTGACATCCTCCAGGCCCTTGTGCTCACTCCCGCAG GGCTTGCAATCCAGGGATGGAGGCACGACCCTGCTGTCTCCGTGGCTGCCCGGGCAG GCATTGACCGATTCTCACTCTGA
- the PRKAG3 gene encoding 5'-AMP-activated protein kinase subunit gamma-3 isoform X8, with protein MEQLPGPTAPQVALLDAAARREEEGFPEALCPREDGEEEEEEEEEEEEEDRRRNQRAVTFTLGNEMLGLGPGPESEFQTPDAEVYMHFLRSHCCYDAVPTSCKLVVFDISLEIKKAFVALVANGVRAAPLWDSKKQSFVGECRRRRLAPSPAWQRGVRAALPAPHISAGMLTITDFINILHRYYRSPLVQIYEVEEHKIETWREVYLQGSFKPLVYISPSNSLFDAVYSLIKHKIHRLPVIEPISGNVLHILTHKRILKFLHIFGSTIPKPRFLKKTVQELCVGTFRDVAVVPETAPIYAALEIFVDRRVSALPVINDAGQVVGLYSRFDVIHLAAQKTYNNLDISVREALRQRTICLEGVLTCYPHETMETIIDRIAKEQVHRLVLVDENRYPRGIISLSDILQALVLTPAGIDRFSL; from the exons ATGGAGCAACTCCCCGGCCCCACCGCGCCCCAG GTGGCGTTGCTGGATGCTGCTGCCCGCCGCGAGGAGGAAG GGTTCCCAGAGGCCCTGTGCcccagggaggatggggaggaggaggaggaggaggaagaggaggaggaggaagaggacaggcGGAGGAACCAGAGAGCCGTCACCTTCACGCTGGGCAATGAGATGCTGGGGCTGGGCCCGGGCCCGGAGAGTGAGTTTCAGACCCCCGACGCCGAGGTCTACATGCACTTCCTGAGGAGCCACTGCTGCTATGACGCCGTCCCCACCAGCTGCAAGCTCGTTGTCTTCGACATCTCCCTGGAG ATCAAGAAAGCCTTCGTGGCACTGGTGGCTAACGGGGTGCGTGCCGCCCCGCTCTGGGACAGCAAGAAACAGAGCTTTGTGGGTGAGTGCCGGCGGCGCCGcctggccccttcccctgcctggcaGCGAGGGGTGCGAGCAGCACTGCCAGCCCCACATATCTCCGCAGGGATGCTCACCATCACCGACTTCATCAACATCCTCCACCGCTACTACCGCTCACCCCTG GTTCAGATCTATGAGGTGGAGGAGCACAAGATTGAGACCTGGAGAG AGGTGTACCTGCAGGGCTCCTTCAAGCCACTGGTCTACATCTCCCCGAGCAATAG CCTCTTCGACGCTGTCTACTCCCTGATCAAGCACAAGATCCACCGTCTGCCCGTCATTGAGCCCATCTCGGGCAATGTCCTGCACATCCTGACACACAAGCGCATCCTCAAGTTCCTTCACATCTTC GGCTCCACCATCCCCAAGCCACGCTTCCTGAAGAAAACAGTGCAGGAGCTGTGCGTCGGCACCTTCCGTGATGTGGCTGTCGTGCCCGAGACCGCCCCCATCTACGCTGCCCTGGAGATCTTCGTGGACCGCCGCGTCTCTGCCCTGCCCGTCATCAACGATGCTG GGCAAGTGGTCGGTCTCTACTCCCGGTTCGACGTCATT CACCTGGCAGCCCAGAAGACCTACAACAACCTGGACATCAGTGTGCGGGAGGCACTGCGGCAGCGCACCATCTGCCTGGAGGGGGTTCTTACCTGCTACCCCCATGAAACCATGGAGACCATCATTGACCGCATCGCCAAGGAGCAG GTCCATCGCCTGGTTCTGGTGGATGAGAACCGGTACCCGCGGGGCATCATCTCCCTCTCTGACATCCTCCAGGCCCTTGTGCTCACTCCCGCAG GCATTGACCGATTCTCACTCTGA